A single genomic interval of Ramlibacter pinisoli harbors:
- a CDS encoding isocitrate/isopropylmalate dehydrogenase family protein: protein MTAPLRIGILDGDDIGLEIVPASVAIARAAAELHGVAIDWHPLPVGARALESHGHTLPPETMAALKTLDGWILGPIGHRAYPKGPNAINPHPILRKSFNLFANVRPTRSYPDIGCLHDGVDLVIVRENNEGFQPDRNMLVGNAEFRPNDEVTLSMRVITRTGSRSVARAAFELARQRRKHLTYVHKDTVFKLGCGMFVEECKRLAPEYPDVLVDDVIVDTMAMRLVRDPQSFDVIVTTNMFGDILSDEAAGLVGGLGMAPGLCIGDGNIAMAQATHGSAPDIAGKGIANPYAMVESTRMLFDWLGHSRDNPGAVRLAASMSRAITAALADPQARTGDIRGKGNTATFTQAVLRNLTK from the coding sequence ATGACTGCCCCCCTCCGCATCGGCATCCTCGACGGCGACGACATCGGCCTCGAGATCGTGCCGGCCTCCGTGGCCATCGCCCGCGCCGCCGCCGAACTGCACGGCGTGGCCATCGACTGGCACCCCCTGCCCGTCGGTGCCCGCGCCCTCGAATCCCACGGCCACACGCTGCCGCCCGAGACGATGGCGGCGCTCAAGACCCTGGACGGCTGGATCCTGGGCCCGATCGGCCACCGCGCCTATCCCAAGGGCCCGAACGCGATCAACCCGCACCCCATCCTGCGCAAGTCGTTCAACCTGTTCGCCAACGTGCGGCCGACCCGCTCGTACCCGGACATCGGCTGCCTGCACGACGGTGTCGACCTGGTGATCGTGCGCGAGAACAACGAGGGCTTCCAGCCCGACCGCAACATGCTGGTGGGCAACGCGGAGTTCCGCCCCAACGACGAGGTGACGCTGTCGATGCGCGTCATCACGCGCACCGGCAGCCGCAGCGTCGCGCGCGCGGCCTTCGAGCTGGCGCGCCAGCGCCGCAAGCACCTGACCTACGTGCACAAGGACACCGTGTTCAAGCTCGGCTGCGGCATGTTCGTCGAGGAATGCAAACGGCTCGCGCCCGAGTACCCGGACGTGCTGGTCGACGACGTGATCGTCGACACCATGGCGATGCGGCTGGTGCGCGACCCGCAGAGCTTCGACGTCATCGTCACCACCAACATGTTCGGCGACATCCTGTCCGACGAGGCCGCCGGCCTGGTGGGCGGACTGGGCATGGCGCCGGGCCTGTGCATCGGCGACGGCAACATCGCCATGGCGCAGGCCACCCACGGCTCGGCACCCGACATCGCGGGCAAGGGCATCGCCAACCCGTACGCGATGGTCGAATCGACCCGCATGCTGTTCGACTGGCTGGGTCACAGCCGCGACAACCCCGGCGCGGTGCGCCTGGCGGCGTCCATGTCGCGCGCCATCACGGCGGCCCTGGCCGACCCGCAGGCGCGCACCGGCGACATCCGCGGCAAGGGCAACACCGCGACGTTCACGCAGGCGGTGCTGCGCAACCTGACCAAGTAG